A genomic segment from Vespula pensylvanica isolate Volc-1 chromosome 25, ASM1446617v1, whole genome shotgun sequence encodes:
- the LOC122637269 gene encoding uncharacterized protein C16orf52 homolog A isoform X2 produces the protein MDKLTIISGALFLAADMFAIVSLGMPDWIITDVGGDTRLGLMLSCMTLYNRPRVCYTPDLEPEWLLALVFILVGCILITTTVILLISSHWDRNVIPYARWVGFTAMVLFCLAAVLFPMGFYIDEIGGQPYQLPNSHQVGISYILFVLALWITVISELFAGKVCLPHF, from the exons ATGGATAAACTAACGATCATTTCGGGAGCTCTATTTTTGGCAGCTGATATGTTTGCAATCGTTAGTCTGGGAATGCCTGACTGGATTATAACTGATGTTGGcg GAGATACGCGATTAGGTCTTATGTTGTCTTGTATGACGTTATACAACAGGCCAAGAGTTTGTTATACGCCTGATTTGGAGCCAGAATGGTTACTAGCCCTTGTTTTTATATTGGTCGgatgtattttaataacaacaacTGTGATATTGCTGATCAGTTCGCATTGGGACCGTAATGTAATTCCTTACGCAAGATGGGTTGGATTTACGGCGA TGGTACTATTTTGCTTGGCGGCTGTTCTATTTCCAATGGGTTTTTACATTGACGAAATTGGTGGACAACCGTACCAATTACCAAATTCACATCAAGTTGGAATCTCTTATATCCTCTTTGTTCTGGCACTATGGATCACAGTTATTTCTGAACTTTTTGCAGGAAAAGTATGTTTACCACATTTTTAG
- the LOC122637269 gene encoding uncharacterized protein C16orf52 homolog A isoform X1 has protein sequence MDKLTIISGALFLAADMFAIVSLGMPDWIITDVGGDTRLGLMLSCMTLYNRPRVCYTPDLEPEWLLALVFILVGCILITTTVILLISSHWDRNVIPYARWVGFTAMVLFCLAAVLFPMGFYIDEIGGQPYQLPNSHQVGISYILFVLALWITVISELFAGKGLHFKVQRDFIRLG, from the exons ATGGATAAACTAACGATCATTTCGGGAGCTCTATTTTTGGCAGCTGATATGTTTGCAATCGTTAGTCTGGGAATGCCTGACTGGATTATAACTGATGTTGGcg GAGATACGCGATTAGGTCTTATGTTGTCTTGTATGACGTTATACAACAGGCCAAGAGTTTGTTATACGCCTGATTTGGAGCCAGAATGGTTACTAGCCCTTGTTTTTATATTGGTCGgatgtattttaataacaacaacTGTGATATTGCTGATCAGTTCGCATTGGGACCGTAATGTAATTCCTTACGCAAGATGGGTTGGATTTACGGCGA TGGTACTATTTTGCTTGGCGGCTGTTCTATTTCCAATGGGTTTTTACATTGACGAAATTGGTGGACAACCGTACCAATTACCAAATTCACATCAAGTTGGAATCTCTTATATCCTCTTTGTTCTGGCACTATGGATCACAGTTATTTCTGAACTTTTTGCAGGAAAA gGATTACATTTCAAAGTTCAGCGAGACTTTATTAGATTGGGctaa
- the LOC122637263 gene encoding ubiquitin carboxyl-terminal hydrolase 10, giving the protein MDVRKELDFQFLDLHDLGDSDKNQLMAILKSSNVTDALKLPWDTVDNNHEANSTVTEISELQNHWYQNAGTEEGFLKCSNPTNVASSMVMSAIPQTHPYNQQIITTMCSDWQPMYNVPTDAHIQSYIPGLAYSHPIFPNTGNEIHDVSYGRENGRRSRGRGIRRDNFTRGINQTTEIHSGYMGEQSQFHPPIPVMYFLSDHAVSPQQHQVAGPIFYPPIYSSPTIHPHTNTHPHAHPTYPSHHHSSNNIRYGRQSQSVITQQSQECLKTTTAAKTQEKRPQNVYSSVKPSYHQLSNEEDNNSSQTNIVTTVIVNNSNRESCIDNEDESTATKKNANNNTKVSPVNVKIEHNIVSTVNEACNGTEKSDVPCVNINSSIEVKQNGESEKEYKNETVSSIKTTVVKTLSTSTSKSGENEVQIEENGPSKGISDEPLVKASNNSLIPTNVSSAASSSPSITPNMSWANVLKKGSSELQSTPSTYKPMARINPLPATPVIEQSASPKTPLQTIVQRDQRIGSPSLENESLPPSAHNVPSDCTKQQTESTLNKYDDPTVFRMGEFLLNYQMDKQTVSLLPRGLTNRSNYCYINSILQALLACPPFYNLLMALPHSKGNCKNSSTPLIDNMIKFVHEFTPLSDSARLARKDRVHKRGDNSIVDIQSGMAFEPSYVYTMLKNTSAAGVFSVEGRQEDAEEFLSCLLNGINDEMLELIKLVNNEPNPAANAETNINYNHAEEEWKVMGPKNKGSITRCTEFGRTPLSDIFRGQLRSRVSRVGEQPTDNVQPFFTLQLDIEKAETVTRALEILVGKDQLEGMTCSKTKQQIEAWKQVTLEELPVILILHLKWFDYKLNGCSKIFKKVEFPIDLKVDAKFLSPNIGKKLNSKQKQYKLFAVTYHVGKETTKGHYVTDAFHVGYGGWVRYDDSSLQGISENDVLNPVPPSVPYLLYYRRCDTIGNNQSNAGRTR; this is encoded by the exons ATGGATGTCCGGAAAGAG cttgattttcaatttttggATCTACACGACTTGGGTGATAGCGATAAAAATCAGTTGATGGCAATTTTAAAATCTAGTAATGTCACGGACGCATTAAAACTACCATGGGATACCGTCGATAATAATCACGAAGCAAACTCGACCGTAACAGAAATATCGGAATTGCAAAATCATTGGTATCAAAATG CAGGAACCGAGGAAGGTTTCTTAAAGTGCAGTAATCCGACGAACGTTGCTTCTTCTATGGTCATGTCGGCAATTCCGCAAACACATCCCTACAACCAGCAGATAATAACAACGATGTGCAGCGATTGGCAACCTATGTATAACGTTCCTACCGACGCTCATATACAATCGTATATTCCTGGATTAGCCTATTCGCATCCTATATTTCCCAATACGGGAAACGAAATTCATGACGTTTCGTATGGAAGGGAAAACGGAAGACGTAGTCGAGGCAGAGGCATAAGAAGAGACAATTTTACCAGAGGCATCAATCAAACCACCGAAATACACTCTGGATACATGGGCGAACAGAGTCAATTTCACCCGCCGATACCCGTCATGTACTTTTTGTCCGATCACGCTGTATCTCCGCAACAACATCAAGTTGCCGGACCAATCTTTTATCCCCCCATATATTCCTCGCCAACTATCCATCCGCATACAAATACGCATCCGCATGCGCATCCTACTTATCCGTCGCACCATCATTCGTCTAATAACATTAGATACGGCAGACAATCGCAATCCGTTATCACGCAGCAAAGTCAAGAATGTCTGAAAACGACGACCGCTGCTAAAACGCAAGAGAAACGTCCACAAAATGTATATTCATCCGTCAAACCATCCTATCACCAATTGTCAAACGAGGAAGATAATAATTCCTCTCAGACGAACATCGTGACAACGGTTATCGTAAATAACAGTAATCGAGAGTCTTGCATCGATAACGAGGACGAAAGTACTGCCACCAAGAAGAACGCGAATAACAATACTAAAGTGTCACCGgttaatgtaaaaatagaaCATAATATAGTCTCGACCGTCAACGAAGCTTGCAACGGTACGGAGAAAAGCGATGTACCatgtgtaaatattaatagcaGCATCGAAGTTAAACAAAACGGCGAAAGCgagaaggaatataaaaatgaaactgtTTCTAGTATTAAGACGACTGTCGTTAAGACACTGTCCACGTCTACGTCGAAGTCCGGTGAAAACGAAGTACAAATCGAAGAAAACGGCCCATCCAAAGGCATATCCGATGAGCCACTCGTAAAAGCTTcgaataattctttaatacCTACGAATGTATCAAGCGCCGCAAGTTCCTCGCCTTCTATCACGCCGAATATGTCTTGGGCAAACGTTCTCAAAAAAGGCAGTTCGGAATTACAAAGTACTCCTTCGACGTACAAGCCAATGGCGCGAATCAATCCGTTACCAGCCACACCTGTGATCGAACAGAGCGCATCTCCGAAAACGCCGTTGCAAACGATCGTGCAAAGGGATCAACGTATTGGAAGTCCATCTCTTGAAAACGAAAGTCTTCCTCCTAGTGCGCACAATGTACCGAGCGATTGTACGAAACAGCAAACGGAATCGACGCTCAACAAATATGACGATCCTACCGTTTTTAGAATGGGCG aatttttattaaactatcAGATGGACAAGCAAACGGTAAGCTTGCTACCGCGCGGCTTGACGAATCGTAGCAACTATTGTTACATCAATAGCATATTACAAGCGTTACTTGCGTGTCCACCCTTTTACAATCTTCTCATGGCTCTGCCGCATTCCAAAGGCAATTGCAAAAATTCGTCCACCCCGCTCATAgataatat GATCAAATTTGTTCACGAATTTACACCTCTGTCGGACAGCGCGAGATTAGCCAGAAAAGATAGGGTACACAAACGAGGAGATAATTCGATTGTAGACATACAAAGCGGTATGGCGTTCGAACCGTCTTACGTGTACACCATGCTAAAAAATACTTCAGCCGCCGGAGTGTTCTCCGTAGAAGGGCGACAAGAGGACGCAGAGGAATTTCTCTCGTGCCTTCTAAATGGTATCAACGACGAAATGTTAGAG CTTATTAAATTAGTAAACAATGAACCAAATCCAGCTGCCAACGCGGAGACCAACATTAATTACAATCACGCGGAAGAGGAATGGAAA GTAATGGGACCAAAGAACAAAGGATCCATCACACGATGCACCGAATTTGGTCGGACTCCGTTGTCGGATATCTTTCGCGGCCAATTAAGATCTAGAGTATCTCGGGTGGGAGAACAACCGACCGACAATGTGCAACCCTTCTTCACGTTGCAGCTTGATATCGAA AAGGCGGAGACAGTGACAAGAGCGCTCGAAATACTGGTCGGAAAAGACCAATTGGAAGGGATGACTTGTAGTAAAACGAAGCAGCAAATAGAAGCCTGGAAGCAAGTCACTTTGGAAGAATTACCTGTTAtacttatattacatttaaagtGGTTTGATTACAAGCTTAACGGATGTTCGAAGATATTTAAGAAAGTAGAGTTCCCCATAGATTTAAAGGTGGATGCCA AATTCTTGTCACCaaatataggaaaaaaattgaattccAAACAAAAGCAGTACAAATTATTCGCCGTTACTTACCACGTTgggaaagaaacaacaaaaggCCACTACGTTACCGATGCCTTTCACGTAGGCTACGGAGGCTGGGTAAGATACGATGACAGTTCGTTACAAGGTATTTCAGAGAATGACGTTTTAAATCCAGTTCCTCCTAGCGTACCCTATTTACTATATTATAGAAGGTGCGACACTATCGGGAATAATCAATCAAACGCAGGTAGAACTCGTTGA